GATTTCTTCTCTCCCCCTCCTCCCTCGTATCCTCCACCTCCTCGGTTCCCTCTCGCTCCTCCCCTACGCCTACGGCCTCTCGCTGAAAAGAGAACTGCGACTCACATCCGCAGTCACATAAGTACCGGTCGGTGACCACATACCAACGATGCGCGGTGACCTCACCAGCCCTAATCGTAGCGGTAATCTTACCGCATGCAAAACCCGATCCGCTATAAACAAAAGAAGAACCGGATCCGATTAAGAGCGCAACCCGAGTCCTTTCTCGGGGTCGAACACCTCGCTTGCGTCGAAGGAGACGCCGAGAAGAGGAAGATAAGAGAGGAGGCAATGAGTATAGTTCCGAAGGAGACGATCGCGGTGATTGCGCAAAGCATCGGCATCGCCAACCTCTCCTCCGAtgttgccctcgccctcgcccccGACGTCGAATACCGCCTCCGTGAGATCATGCAGGTTGTGCATAAAACATCGTCCTTCTCTTTAGGGTTTTGGGTTTCCAAGTTCCGGTCCCTTGAGCTtgattctcttatttttcttttatgtgagCTCTAACATGTGAGATGATGCGCAGGAGGCGATCAAGTGCATGCGCCACTCAAAGAGGACAGTCTTGACGGCGGAGGATGTGAACAGCGCGCTTAGTCTGAGGAACGTCGAGGTAGGTTCGATTTGCGTGGGACTTCTAAGTTCCAAATTTTGGTTCTTTTTCTACTGTTTTTTGGAAAACAAGAAGATTTACTGGGTTTTAACTTGATGGGTTTGTGAGATTCGTGGTTACATTGGTTCCATTTCTTAATGCAAGGCCACTAGATCTGTTGATTGTAAAGGTAGAAGTTTTAGTTTCtggcgataaaaaattattttttccgtGGATTTAACGAATTTGTTCAGGGAATAAAcaccaattttcttcttcttcgtagCTCATGAATCCCAACTTGTTAATCTACTGCGGTTGACCAACATTTAGGACCATGAAAACGTCCATTGTTTAAACTTTTACTTTGAGAAATACGGTGGTTTCTTTTCTGCTTTCTATTAGAATCAAGTAATTCTTTACAATGGTTTCGTGGTTTTCTTAACAGCATATAAGTTCCTTTAATATTATGTAGAAAGCAAAGGTATTTGTGCTTTGAGGATCCTGAATTGGGTTGGGAAGCACAACAGATATGTTTGAAACTTGTCAAACAGATAGTGTGctttctttcttagttttaattgGATGGAGATAACAATAGTTATCTTTGATGTGCTTGTTTATCTCTCAGCCTATTTATGGATTTGCATCTGGGGATCCTTTGCGGTTCAAAAGGGCTGTAGGGCACAAGGATCTTTTCTATATTGATGACAGAGATGTAGATTTCAAGGAGGTACGAGTATCTTTTTTGTTGTAACTTATAAATGCTCCATGTACACTCTGTTTCTTTTATGGGGGTTGGGAATATACAGGTCATTGATGCACCCTTACCCAAAGCACCACTTGATACTGCTGTTGTGGCTCACTGGCTTGCTATTGAGGGGGTCCAACCTGCGATCCCAGAAAATGCTCCCgttgaaggtttttttttttttcactatgtTCATGACCTAACTGAGATTCTTTCTTGTTGGAGTAGCTAGTTTTCTGCAAATTCTTCCTCAGAAAAGATGAAAAACTATGGTTTATGGTTTGATAGCTGGATGAAATTTAGATCAGAAAGAAGTATTGTGGATCTATCTCATAACTCCAACATCTAAATAATTTAGAATGTGTTCTAATTTTTTCTTTTGATTAGTTAGTTGATCATAGACTTGTCACAGCATGTGACGACCACAGTCTGGTAGTTCATTAGACAGAATTTCCGAAATTTTAAGATATATTCTATTCCTCTTTGAAGCAAATTGCTCAGTCGACCTGAAATTTGATACTTGTTTTTACATTACTTGAATAGGCTAACTGGAATTAGTCCTAATCCTTAAACTGGAAGTAGATGAATCATATATTCATGCCTATAGATATTTAGCAGCATCAGTTAATATTTCAAGCCTTACGTAAGATTATCATCATGATATCATGTCTTTGAGTTCTGATACATGAAGATCCTGAAGCACACAGGAAAATGCAGTTAATATTTAGCAGCATCAGTTAATTGATTACAAACATATGTGCCACGTAGGTATTCGTAGTTACAAAAGTTGAATATATATTGATTGTCTATATGGTCACTTATACGAGACTTAATTGTGTAATTTTCATAGAGAGACCAAAATTTTATTCCCTTGAAACGTTTGAAATACTGCTTATATGCTATTTTCCAGGATCGATTTGAAGTTTCCAGTATGCATCCTGAGAAAGCATGTACACGACAGATCTAATACCTTATATAAATTTCTAAACATTGATGGAGTAACTATAAATTTCAAAACTTCGCATTCATGTAATGGGCACTAGTTTGTTAATATATCTGTATTGAGATATTTGCTAGTTACTTTATCTTCTCTCTTGCTCCCCAAATCACCACTACAAACTCTGGATACTATTTGTAGTATTAATTTTGGTCTTGGTTTTATTGGATTTCCAACCtttatttgaaattaatttttGTGCCTATTATTTCTAGCAATTGTAGCCCCGTCAGAAAACAAAAGGTCTGAGAACAGCAAGGAAGACGGGCTTCTTGTTGATCTTAAACTTCCTGTTAAGCACGTACTATCTAGAGAACTCCAGGTACTTTTCCTTGCAGGCTTCTGAACTTTCTTGGCTTTTACTGTTACAGGTTATTTGAGCTTCTATGAAAGAATTGCCTATCATATTATCTAGTTACTTTCTCATTGCAGCTCTACTTTGACAAAATCACTGAGCTTACAGTGACTAGGCCTGAGTCCATCCTTTGCAAAGAAGCATTAGTGAGTTTAGCAGTGGATTCAGGAATTCATCCATTAGTTCCATACTTTTCATACTTCATTGCAGACGAGGTGAAGTTTGCTAAATCAATTTATCTGTTGAATATATCCTCTTAGGTCATAGTTTATAATTGTTTCTATCACAGGTTGCCCGAAGCTTAAATGATCTTCCTATCTTGTTTGCTCTAATGCGTGTGGTCCGGAGCCTTCTCCAAAATCCACACATTCACATAGAGCCATATGTAAGTCATCTTATTTGAATTGTACATGGAGTGTTTATTGACatgaactttgatttatattCTCCGATCTGTTCCCATAATTGATTACCATGAGTTTTCTGCTTAGTGTCAACCTCTCCTTGCAAAACATACACTGGACTGCTGAAATGTTGTACAGCCATCTACATTCCTTCTAATAAAGAATATTCTCATCTACAGTTACATCAGCTGATGCCATCGATTATAACATGTGTTGTTGCCAAAAGGTTGGGGAGTAAAATAACAGATAATCACTGGGAACTGAGAGACTTCTCAGCAAATCTAGCTGCATCAGTATGCAAAAGGTCAGACGCTCTGCCAAAATGTAGAACTTCATTCTTTTCTATTCAGTTAACAATTCTTTGAAGGGTCTACAAGTGTTGCTAGTAACAGAAAATAAACAGGGCTCCTCATGCAACTCTTTTGAACACACAGAAAACATTTAGATATTACATGCAACTGAATAATGccgaaacaaaacaaaaaaaaatttaaacattCCTATGTATGTGCTTGTATGAACATCTCTTTGATTGGCTAATCCTGTATACCCCCTATTCGTCTCAGAACATCATCTGCGAACATCTTGCATGCTTTAATCCTCCCTGGAGAGCTTAACTATTTTGATATACTTTAGGCACTATGGTTATGTGGAAAAAAGAATACAAGATCAGGAACAAACATATCTATGTATGGATCAGGGATGAGACAGTTGGGCTTAATTTTAGAACTAGGAATGACCTGCGGCTCATGCTGTGCTTCTTGTGATGATTTTTGTGGCTTTTAAATCTCTCCCAGCATTGCAACGATGGACTTGTGTTTCTAGTTTAAAATGCACTTTTAATTGCACCTTTCAAGATGCAGTTTTTTTCATCTTTTGCCAACTCAGACTATAAAATTACTAGTTTGCTAAGCATAAGTAATCAAGTGTAACTGAGAGAACAAAGT
This DNA window, taken from Musa acuminata AAA Group cultivar baxijiao chromosome BXJ3-7, Cavendish_Baxijiao_AAA, whole genome shotgun sequence, encodes the following:
- the LOC135582205 gene encoding transcription initiation factor TFIID subunit 6-like is translated as MSIVPKETIAVIAQSIGIANLSSDVALALAPDVEYRLREIMQEAIKCMRHSKRTVLTAEDVNSALSLRNVEPIYGFASGDPLRFKRAVGHKDLFYIDDRDVDFKEVIDAPLPKAPLDTAVVAHWLAIEGVQPAIPENAPVEAIVAPSENKRSENSKEDGLLVDLKLPVKHVLSRELQLYFDKITELTVTRPESILCKEALVSLAVDSGIHPLVPYFSYFIADEVARSLNDLPILFALMRVVRSLLQNPHIHIEPYLHQLMPSIITCVVAKRLGSKITDNHWELRDFSANLAASVCKRYGHVYHNLQSRLTKTLINAFLDPSKALTQHYGAIQGLAALGTSVVRLLVLPNLEPYLQLLHPEMQLEKQKNEMKRKEAWRVYGALLRAAGKCLYDRLKLFPGLLSPPRHPGWRINGRVATSHSNKRMSSTNLSSQQPPFKKVASDGPTGAMQPIAMTANLQGAPDGFPTRSSGTGVGQPSTSGQVPMKTTGGRQEKGGSVAPKGSAVLAQAWKEDLDAGRLLASLFQLFGEGVFSFIQPVEMSFFI